In Anguilla rostrata isolate EN2019 chromosome 1, ASM1855537v3, whole genome shotgun sequence, a genomic segment contains:
- the LOC135233399 gene encoding uncharacterized protein LOC135233399 isoform X12, translated as MPHVLCLLLFVLSCTNSVTCSLIFATTGTDVTLRCQCSKNRTCHEEVIHWVRMDSNESLQVIDNKYVWTDSSEVHLLNEWTGEGGSPELDWSEAQTPNSSQEFISEWRYETNASALLDVRHTELRCVVTRLSAPWVNIYWRSTRESWNKTGQTWSLTDTERGYRIESRLRIGLKVKSGREDEGMDLDKMVEMDEELWCEVQVGVDVSFQSLKFSFRQKTHTDPGCHGRHSSGEWCNGLLYGEIALCVLCVCLLTLLICDCLRHQHKGSEPPATEMSTTLDSCRDVVFSDMNYARLDLKNQPKTERRQRQKSRQENSHEDGLVYSEVGHKHV; from the exons ATGCCACATGttctctgtctcctgctcttCGTGCTGTCCTGCA CCAATTCTGTGACCTGCTCGCTGATATTCGCCACAACGGGCACGGACGTCACACTCCGCTGCCAGTGTTCCAAGAACCGGACCTGTCACGAGGAGGTTATCCACTGGGTTCGAATGGACTCGAATGAATCACTGCAAGTTATCGATAATAAAT ATGTCTGGACAGACAGCAGTGAAGTACATTTGCTGAATGAATGGACGGGTGAGGGTGGAAGCCCAGAGCTGGATTGGAGTGAAGCTCAAACACCAAACAGTAGTCAAGAGTTTATATCTGAATGGAGGTATGAGACTAATGCGAGTGCCCTTCTGGATGTACGGCACACTGAGTTGCGCTGTGTAGTGACCAGACTCAGTGCCCCCTGGGTAAATATCTACTGGCGGTCGACCCGCGAATCATGGAACAAAACTGGCCAGACCTGGTCTTTGACAGACACCGAGAGAGG GTACAGGATAGAGAGCCGGTTGCGAATTGGACTAAAAGTGAAGTCTGGCAGGGAGGATGAGGGGATGGATTTGGATAAGATGGTGGAAATGGATGAAGAATTGTGGTGTGAGGTCCAGGTTGGGGTGGATGTCTCTTTTCAGAGCCTAAAGTTTTCATTCCGTCAGAAAACCCATACTGACCCTGGTTGCCacgggcgacatagctcaggag AATGGTGCAATGGACTCCTATATGGTGAAATAGCCctttgtgtgctctgtgtgtgtcttctcACCCTGCTCATCTGTGACTGTCTCCGCCACCAGCATAAAG GTTCAGAACCGCCAGCGACCGAAATGTCAACAACATTGGACTCTTGC AGAGATGTTGTCTTTTCAGACATGAACTATGCCCGTCTGGATTTAAAGAATCAACCcaagacagagagaagacaaagacagaagagcagacaggaaaacagTCATGAAGACGGACTGGTGTACAGCGAAGTGGGACACAAACATGTTTGA